One segment of Candidatus Blochmannia ocreatus DNA contains the following:
- the mraY gene encoding phospho-N-acetylmuramoyl-pentapeptide-transferase — MLFWLFENIFISFSLDLHTTYSILIRSIISFFSALLLSLSIGKYLIIRLHNLCFYQIIRCDGPKSHIKKQNIPTMGGIIILFAIIVSIMLWSNLSNLYVWYVLFILTTYGFLGFVDDYLKIKRKNTVGLQPRYKYFWQTLIALTLIFVMFLTDTSIIPTQIVIPLLKNCELKLCFFLAIIFAYFAIVGSSNAVNLSDGLDGLVIVPIIFITTGFSIIAYITSNINFSNFLHIPYLHCARELIIVCTSIIGASLGFLWFNAYPARVFMGDVGSLSLGGTLGAISVLLRQELLLLIMGGLFVIETISVVLQISFFKLFKIRIFKMAPIHHHFELIHCPEPRIVVRYWIISVILMLLGLIILLINRW, encoded by the coding sequence ATGCTATTTTGGTTATTTGAAAATATTTTCATATCTTTTTCATTAGATTTACACACTACCTATAGTATATTAATTAGATCAATTATTAGTTTTTTTTCAGCATTGTTATTGTCCTTAAGTATAGGAAAATATTTAATTATACGATTACATAATTTATGTTTTTATCAAATAATACGTTGTGATGGACCTAAATCTCATATAAAAAAACAGAATATCCCAACTATGGGGGGTATTATAATATTGTTTGCTATTATTGTATCTATAATGTTATGGTCTAATCTATCTAATCTTTATGTATGGTATGTATTATTTATCTTAACAACATACGGTTTTTTAGGATTTGTTGATGATTATTTAAAAATAAAAAGGAAAAATACTGTGGGTTTACAACCACGTTACAAATATTTTTGGCAAACATTAATTGCTCTAACATTAATTTTCGTTATGTTTTTAACAGATACAAGTATAATACCTACACAAATAGTAATACCATTACTAAAAAATTGTGAATTAAAATTATGTTTTTTTTTAGCTATAATATTTGCATATTTTGCAATTGTTGGATCAAGTAACGCGGTTAATTTATCTGATGGATTAGATGGATTAGTTATTGTTCCAATTATATTTATTACCACTGGATTCTCTATAATTGCTTATATCACAAGCAATATAAATTTTTCTAATTTTTTACATATTCCATACTTACATTGTGCTAGAGAACTAATAATTGTATGTACTTCTATTATTGGTGCAAGTTTAGGATTTTTATGGTTTAATGCATATCCAGCTCGAGTGTTTATGGGAGATGTAGGTTCGTTATCACTTGGAGGAACACTTGGAGCGATTTCAGTTTTGCTAAGGCAGGAACTTTTATTGTTGATAATGGGGGGTCTATTTGTTATAGAAACTATATCTGTAGTATTACAGATAAGTTTTTTTAAATTATTTAAAATCAGAATATTCAAAATGGCACCAATTCATCATCATTTCGAACTTATACACTGCCCAGAACCTAGAATTGTAGTGAGATACTGGATTATATCAGTGATATTAATGTTATTAGGATTAATAATATTGCTAATAAACAGATGGTAA
- the murD gene encoding UDP-N-acetylmuramoyl-L-alanine--D-glutamate ligase: protein MNIYRRSKVVIIGLGITGISCVNFFLSRGVVPKVMDTRISPPGINKLPCFIQHCVGKLNETWVLNATLIVISPGVYLYHPTLILAKKLGIEIIGDIELFAREACAPIIAITGSNGKSTVTQLISKMARSMGLNIGLGGNIGIPALSLLHKAYQLYILEISSFQLELTHSLRATIAVILNISEDHIDHYPYGFKQYYLSKQKIYKNASICVINALDILTTPIYHDYNYCISFGEKEYSADYYIKNYKGYDWIVSNEQYILNCSVMKTHNRINYVNALAALALSDIINIPRYIALKVLSQFSGLTHRCQLSYKNRGVSWINDSKATNVGATKEAINNLAIFGTLHLILGGDSKSANFATLAYLIKQHEINIYCFGKDGLLLTELGKNHVFYTNTMLQALCIVRRRLKNKDIVLLSPACSSLDQFPSYKARGAIFTNFAKKFG, encoded by the coding sequence ATGAATATTTACCGTAGATCAAAAGTAGTGATTATTGGATTAGGAATAACTGGTATATCTTGTGTAAATTTTTTTTTGTCACGCGGAGTAGTTCCTAAAGTGATGGATACCCGTATATCCCCACCAGGTATCAATAAACTTCCTTGTTTTATTCAACATTGTGTAGGAAAACTTAATGAAACATGGGTATTAAATGCTACATTAATTGTAATTAGTCCTGGAGTATATTTGTATCACCCTACTTTAATATTAGCTAAAAAATTAGGTATAGAAATTATTGGTGATATCGAATTATTTGCTCGAGAAGCATGTGCTCCGATAATAGCAATTACTGGATCTAATGGAAAAAGCACAGTTACCCAATTAATTTCTAAAATGGCTAGAAGTATGGGATTAAACATTGGATTGGGTGGTAATATAGGTATTCCAGCGTTATCATTATTACATAAAGCATATCAATTATATATATTAGAAATTTCCAGTTTTCAATTAGAATTAACACATAGTTTGCGCGCGACAATTGCTGTAATTTTAAATATTAGTGAAGATCATATAGACCATTACCCTTATGGATTTAAACAATATTATTTATCTAAACAAAAAATTTATAAAAATGCATCTATTTGTGTAATAAATGCTCTAGATATTTTAACGACACCTATATATCACGATTATAATTATTGTATAAGTTTTGGAGAAAAAGAATATTCTGCAGATTATTATATAAAAAATTATAAAGGTTACGATTGGATTGTATCAAATGAACAATATATTTTAAATTGTTCTGTTATGAAAACCCACAACCGTATTAACTATGTAAATGCATTAGCAGCATTAGCATTATCAGATATAATAAATATTCCTCGATATATTGCATTAAAGGTGTTAAGTCAATTCTCTGGTTTGACTCATCGTTGTCAATTATCATATAAAAATCGTGGGGTTAGTTGGATTAATGACTCTAAAGCTACTAATGTTGGTGCTACTAAAGAAGCGATTAATAATTTGGCTATATTTGGAACATTACATTTAATATTAGGAGGAGATAGCAAATCCGCTAATTTTGCTACATTAGCATATTTAATTAAACAACATGAAATAAATATTTATTGTTTTGGAAAAGATGGTTTATTGCTGACAGAATTAGGAAAAAATCATGTTTTTTACACAAACACTATGCTGCAAGCGTTGTGTATTGTTAGACGACGATTAAAAAATAAAGATATAGTGTTACTATCACCGGCATGTTCTAGTTTAGACCAATTTCCATCGTATAAAGCACGTGGCGCTATATTTACTAATTTTGCAAAAAAATTTGGATAA
- the ftsW gene encoding cell division protein FtsW, with translation MHVFKKFKYKLLNLYEKQSSNTNVLYDRMFFWVVLGLMCIGFIIISSGSIPISLRLVENPYYFIKHMVFYHIITILFAIFTLKIPIITWKKYSFIMFLCSCIALILVLVLNNSTHGATRWIILGPLCIQPAEPSKLLFICYLSRYLANQPNVLCNNYVGICRPIIIMILLSILLLAQPDFGSVVIVFMTTLSILFLFGAKLCQLILIFIINIFLMILSITTSTYRINRVLAFWNPWKDPFGHGYQLTQSLIAFGRGKFFGEGLGNSILKLEYLPEAHTDFIFSIIAEELGYFGAILVIFMLFIVVFRSMTIGYNALAINHKFSGILACSISIWFGLQVFINIGAVSGILPTKGLTLPFISYGGSSFFTTIIASMLILRIDFETRLAKNQVFFKFKK, from the coding sequence ATGCACGTTTTTAAAAAATTTAAATATAAATTACTAAACTTATATGAAAAACAATCATCAAATACTAATGTATTGTATGATCGCATGTTTTTTTGGGTAGTATTGGGTTTAATGTGTATAGGTTTTATTATTATTAGCTCTGGATCAATACCTATTTCTTTAAGATTAGTAGAAAACCCATATTATTTCATAAAACATATGGTTTTTTACCATATAATAACAATATTATTTGCTATTTTTACTTTGAAAATACCTATAATTACTTGGAAAAAATATAGTTTTATTATGTTTTTGTGTAGTTGCATAGCACTAATACTAGTATTAGTGCTAAATAATTCTACACATGGTGCTACGCGTTGGATAATTTTAGGTCCTTTATGCATTCAGCCTGCAGAACCCTCAAAATTATTGTTTATTTGTTATTTATCTAGATATTTGGCAAATCAACCAAATGTATTATGTAATAATTATGTTGGAATATGCAGACCTATAATAATAATGATATTATTATCTATATTATTATTAGCACAACCTGATTTTGGTAGTGTTGTTATTGTTTTTATGACTACTTTATCCATATTATTTTTATTTGGAGCTAAGTTATGTCAATTAATACTTATTTTTATTATTAATATCTTTTTAATGATATTATCTATCACAACCAGTACGTATCGTATAAATCGTGTACTTGCTTTTTGGAACCCATGGAAAGATCCATTCGGTCATGGTTATCAATTGACACAATCCTTAATAGCTTTTGGTCGCGGTAAATTTTTTGGAGAAGGATTAGGTAATTCTATATTAAAATTAGAATATCTACCAGAAGCGCATACAGATTTTATTTTTTCTATTATTGCAGAAGAGTTAGGATATTTTGGTGCTATATTAGTAATATTTATGTTATTCATAGTTGTATTTCGATCTATGACAATTGGATATAATGCTCTCGCTATTAATCATAAATTTTCAGGAATTTTAGCTTGTTCTATAAGTATTTGGTTTGGATTACAAGTATTTATTAATATTGGTGCAGTGAGCGGTATATTACCAACTAAAGGACTTACTCTGCCATTTATTAGTTATGGAGGATCTAGTTTTTTTACCACTATAATTGCTAGTATGTTAATATTGAGGATAGATTTTGAAACACGTTTAGCTAAAAATCAAGTATTCTTTAAATTTAAAAAATGA
- the murG gene encoding undecaprenyldiphospho-muramoylpentapeptide beta-N-acetylglucosaminyltransferase, whose protein sequence is MSQRKTIMIAAGGSGGHIYPGLSVAHYLISCGYKIIWVGSPNRIESTLVPKNKINIKFIRVKPWYGEKIYVKCVMPIFILSGIYQAQKVIKNCKPDIVLGMGGYVSGPVGLAAWMSGIPLIIHEQNKIIGLTNKYLSVFAKQVLCGFPNTFAKAKFVGNPIRNTILCVSHPSIRWKNRTGPIRVLVIGGSQGSHILNKILPNIAAQLTNKLIVWHQAGEKELKQVINAYKAICYNSCSRHKIVKFIDNIAQAYSWADILISRSGALTVSEVSVVGLPAIFVPFASHKDYQQYWNAVPLVQIGAAKIIEEKYFTSDYVSAVLISWNRKILYNMAKRARSIAIPNATKRVSQIIIKYL, encoded by the coding sequence ATGAGTCAAAGAAAAACAATCATGATTGCAGCTGGAGGCAGTGGAGGTCATATATACCCAGGCTTATCGGTTGCTCATTACTTAATAAGCTGTGGCTATAAGATTATTTGGGTGGGCTCGCCAAATCGTATTGAATCTACATTAGTTCCAAAAAACAAAATCAATATTAAATTTATCCGAGTAAAACCATGGTATGGTGAAAAAATTTATGTAAAATGTGTGATGCCTATATTTATTCTATCAGGAATTTATCAAGCACAAAAAGTTATAAAAAATTGTAAACCTGATATAGTACTAGGTATGGGAGGGTATGTATCCGGACCAGTGGGATTAGCGGCATGGATGTCTGGTATTCCATTGATAATACATGAACAAAATAAAATTATTGGGTTAACTAACAAATATTTGTCAGTATTTGCTAAACAAGTGCTGTGCGGATTCCCTAATACTTTTGCTAAGGCCAAATTCGTCGGCAATCCAATAAGAAATACAATATTATGTGTCTCTCATCCATCTATACGATGGAAAAATCGTACTGGTCCAATACGCGTGTTAGTAATTGGAGGAAGCCAAGGTTCTCATATTTTAAATAAAATACTGCCTAATATAGCAGCACAATTAACTAATAAACTAATTGTATGGCATCAAGCAGGAGAAAAAGAGCTAAAACAAGTGATAAATGCTTACAAAGCAATATGCTATAATAGTTGTTCACGTCATAAGATAGTAAAATTTATTGATAATATAGCCCAAGCATATTCTTGGGCAGATATATTAATATCGCGTTCTGGGGCTCTAACAGTGAGTGAGGTATCGGTAGTAGGATTACCTGCAATCTTTGTGCCATTTGCAAGCCACAAAGATTATCAACAATATTGGAATGCTGTACCTTTAGTACAAATAGGCGCAGCTAAAATTATTGAAGAAAAATACTTTACTAGTGATTATGTAAGTGCGGTATTAATATCTTGGAATCGAAAAATACTATATAACATGGCAAAACGTGCTAGAAGTATCGCCATACCTAATGCTACTAAAAGAGTATCTCAAATTATAATTAAATATTTATAA
- the murC gene encoding UDP-N-acetylmuramate--L-alanine ligase: MHHYNIKRIHFIGIGGAGMCGIAEILVRTGYYVTGSDTKYSNILQYLKRLGIKIFFTHHRKNINNADVVVVSNAIPPNNPEILSAKERCIPIIKRAEMLSELMRFKYGIVVSGTHGKTTTTTMIANIYSAAGLDPTCVNGGLIKSEGTYACLGYSRYLIAEADESDCSFLCLYPIVAVITNIDIDHIQAYKNNFELLKQAFVNFLHNLPFYGYAIVCIDDPAIRDILPKIKRKIITYGFSKNAHLHIFNYRQYINKSNFVILHPSQKKLRITLNAPGHHNALNAAAAVAAATIAGIDDQTILKTMLHFQGTHRRFENLGYYSLKKINGKTGSIILIDDYGHHPTELQATIKTVRTGWPNNRLIMIFQPHRYTRTQILYNNFVKVLSTVDVLLMLSVYSAGETPIFGADSKSLCNTIYKCSKIHAVFVPNTQKLSDTLNKILQDNDLLLIQGAGTIGNIIRKLIIKNNDNTTYYI; the protein is encoded by the coding sequence ATGCATCATTATAATATAAAACGAATACATTTCATAGGTATAGGCGGCGCCGGTATGTGTGGTATCGCTGAAATACTAGTGCGTACCGGTTATTACGTTACTGGCTCTGATACTAAATATAGTAATATATTACAATATTTAAAAAGATTAGGCATCAAGATTTTTTTTACACATCACCGTAAAAATATAAATAATGCTGATGTTGTCGTTGTTTCTAATGCTATTCCTCCGAATAATCCTGAAATTTTATCAGCTAAAGAAAGATGTATTCCTATTATTAAACGTGCAGAAATGTTATCTGAATTAATGCGATTCAAATATGGTATTGTTGTATCGGGTACGCATGGAAAAACTACTACTACTACAATGATAGCGAATATTTATTCTGCAGCAGGATTAGATCCTACATGTGTAAACGGTGGGCTAATTAAGTCAGAAGGTACTTATGCGTGTTTAGGATATAGTCGTTATTTAATTGCGGAAGCAGATGAAAGTGATTGTTCATTTTTATGTTTATATCCTATAGTAGCAGTCATCACCAATATTGATATTGATCATATACAAGCATATAAAAATAATTTTGAACTTTTAAAACAAGCATTTGTCAATTTTTTACATAATTTACCATTTTATGGGTATGCTATAGTATGTATAGATGATCCAGCAATTCGTGACATTTTACCTAAAATAAAAAGAAAAATTATCACTTATGGTTTTAGTAAAAATGCTCATTTGCATATTTTTAATTATCGTCAATATATAAATAAAAGTAATTTTGTTATTCTACATCCTAGCCAAAAAAAATTACGTATTACATTAAATGCTCCTGGTCATCACAATGCGCTAAATGCAGCAGCTGCTGTTGCAGCTGCAACTATAGCAGGAATTGATGACCAAACTATATTAAAAACCATGTTGCATTTTCAAGGAACACATCGTCGTTTTGAAAATTTAGGTTATTATTCGTTAAAAAAAATAAACGGCAAAACTGGGAGTATTATACTTATTGATGATTATGGTCATCATCCAACTGAATTACAAGCCACTATTAAAACAGTTCGAACAGGTTGGCCTAATAATAGATTAATTATGATATTTCAACCTCATAGATATACGCGTACACAAATACTATACAATAATTTCGTTAAAGTCCTATCGACTGTAGATGTTCTTTTAATGTTATCAGTATATTCAGCTGGGGAAACACCTATTTTTGGAGCAGATAGTAAATCTTTATGTAACACAATTTATAAATGCAGTAAGATCCACGCTGTGTTTGTTCCTAATACACAAAAATTATCAGACACTTTAAATAAAATTTTACAAGATAACGATCTACTCTTAATTCAAGGCGCCGGTACTATTGGAAATATTATACGTAAGTTAATTATTAAAAACAATGATAATACAACATACTATATATAA
- a CDS encoding FtsQ-type POTRA domain-containing protein, translated as MEIKYKQNKRILNFKRYVNYRLLITAIISLISIYLCIIKITKFLNNFDYCPITYVIITGQRQYTTNSIINQIITQSGQLGTFITQDVNIIQKNIESLPWIQQVSVRKHWPDTLKINIIEYIPLAYWNNIHIISTTGVLFDLPLDYQNNCLKLMPLLYGTEGSEKTVLNNYLIFNAILKSSKFQIKLIKMDVRFSWTIVLDNNIHLILGRNNIIEQLYFFIKIYPILLNKINTENKYIDYIDLRYHSGFAVKWISNSIKTTIFEK; from the coding sequence ATGGAGATTAAATATAAACAAAATAAACGTATTTTAAATTTTAAACGTTATGTTAATTATCGATTGTTAATAACAGCTATTATTAGCTTAATAAGCATATATTTATGTATTATAAAAATAACTAAATTTCTTAATAATTTTGATTATTGTCCGATAACTTACGTAATAATAACTGGCCAGCGTCAGTATACTACTAATTCTATTATAAATCAAATAATAACACAATCAGGTCAATTAGGTACGTTTATAACACAAGATGTTAATATTATTCAAAAAAATATTGAATCTTTACCATGGATTCAACAAGTAAGTGTTAGAAAACATTGGCCAGACACATTAAAAATTAACATAATAGAATATATACCGTTAGCTTATTGGAATAATATACATATAATTAGTACAACAGGAGTTTTATTTGATTTGCCATTAGATTATCAAAATAATTGTTTAAAATTAATGCCATTATTATATGGAACCGAGGGCAGTGAAAAAACTGTATTAAACAATTATTTAATTTTTAATGCAATATTAAAATCTAGTAAATTTCAAATAAAATTAATAAAAATGGATGTCCGTTTTTCATGGACAATTGTTTTGGATAATAATATTCATTTAATATTAGGTCGAAATAATATTATAGAACAATTATATTTTTTTATTAAAATTTATCCCATTCTACTTAATAAAATTAATACGGAAAATAAATATATTGACTATATAGATTTGCGATATCATTCAGGTTTTGCTGTAAAATGGATTTCTAATTCTATAAAAACTACAATTTTTGAAAAGTAA
- the ftsA gene encoding cell division protein FtsA, with translation MIKTSEKKLLVGLEIGTTKVVVIIGEILSDGIINVIGLGHCPSHGMDKGGVNNLESVVKCVQYSINSAEAMAGCQISSVYLSLSGKHISCKNEIGMIPISEEEVKQSDVNNVVHIAKSVKIQDEHRILHVIPQEYSIDYQEGIKNPVGLSGVRMQAKVHLITCHNDMAKNIVKTVERCGLQVDQLIFSGLASSYAVLTEDERELGVCVVDIGSGTMDIAIYTAGSLRHTKVIPYAGNVVTSDIAYAFGTPVSDAEVIKINHGCALESLINKGENIEVPSVGGRPPRILQKHMLAEIIEPRYLELMMLVNKEILQLQSRLKQFNIKHHLAAGVVLTGGASLIDGLEACAKKVFRTQVRIASAIKINGMIDNIVKPQYSTVIGLLHYGKESGRNNEIDIETGITIKNWIKKINDWLKKEFKKF, from the coding sequence ATGATAAAAACTTCAGAAAAAAAATTACTAGTAGGACTAGAAATTGGGACAACTAAAGTCGTTGTAATAATAGGAGAGATTTTATCTGACGGTATAATAAATGTTATTGGATTAGGACATTGCCCATCACATGGTATGGATAAAGGAGGCGTAAATAATTTAGAATCAGTAGTAAAATGCGTGCAATATTCTATTAATTCAGCAGAAGCAATGGCAGGGTGTCAGATTTCATCAGTATACCTATCTTTATCTGGAAAACATATTAGTTGTAAAAATGAAATTGGTATGATTCCAATTTCTGAAGAAGAAGTAAAACAATCAGATGTAAATAATGTAGTACATATAGCTAAATCAGTAAAAATACAAGATGAACATCGTATATTACATGTCATTCCTCAAGAATATTCTATTGATTATCAAGAAGGCATAAAAAATCCAGTTGGATTATCTGGAGTCAGAATGCAAGCAAAAGTTCATTTAATCACTTGTCATAACGATATGGCTAAAAATATTGTCAAAACTGTAGAACGATGTGGATTACAAGTAGATCAATTAATATTTTCTGGATTAGCTTCAAGTTATGCTGTTTTAACAGAGGATGAACGTGAATTGGGCGTATGTGTTGTAGATATAGGCAGCGGTACTATGGATATAGCAATATATACCGCTGGTTCTTTAAGACATACTAAAGTGATTCCATATGCTGGAAATGTAGTAACTAGTGATATTGCATATGCTTTTGGAACTCCGGTGTCTGACGCAGAAGTGATTAAAATAAATCATGGATGTGCATTAGAATCTTTAATTAATAAAGGAGAAAACATAGAAGTACCCAGTGTTGGTGGCAGACCACCACGTATTTTGCAAAAACATATGTTAGCTGAAATAATTGAGCCACGATATTTGGAATTGATGATGTTGGTAAACAAAGAAATTTTACAATTACAATCACGATTAAAACAATTTAATATTAAACATCATCTGGCAGCAGGTGTTGTGTTAACTGGCGGAGCATCTCTTATAGATGGATTGGAAGCATGTGCAAAAAAAGTCTTTCGTACTCAAGTACGCATTGCTTCTGCTATAAAGATCAATGGAATGATAGATAACATTGTTAAGCCACAATATTCTACTGTCATTGGTTTATTACATTATGGAAAGGAATCTGGTCGGAATAATGAGATAGATATAGAGACAGGGATAACCATTAAAAATTGGATAAAAAAAATAAATGATTGGTTAAAAAAAGAATTTAAAAAATTTTGA
- the ftsZ gene encoding cell division protein FtsZ, with protein sequence MFEPIELTSDAIIKVIGIGGGGSNAVEHMLREHIEGVDFFAVNTDAQALRKMTIGQTIQIGNSITKGLGAGANPEIGRNSAEEDRDILKTTIEGADMIFIAAGMGGGTGTGAAPIVAEIAKNLGILTVAVVTKPFNFEGKKRMNFAEKGISELSKYVDSLITIPNDKLLKVLGRGVSLLDAFSAANDVLKGAVQGIAELITRPGLMNVDFADVRTVMSEMGYAMMGAGIGCGDDRAEEASELAIASPLLEDIDLSGARGVLVNITSGLDLRLDEFETVGNTIRSFASDNATVVIGTALDPDISNELRVTVVATGIGVDTRLDTNSTKLSNSKTTIKIVGQNHYHNNHNYENQRVPNFLKESRHKSLISKHQDDISLIDKDMDYLDIPAFLRKQSD encoded by the coding sequence ATGTTTGAACCAATAGAATTAACAAGCGATGCAATAATTAAAGTTATTGGTATTGGTGGGGGAGGTAGTAACGCAGTGGAACATATGTTACGCGAACATATTGAAGGTGTAGATTTTTTTGCTGTTAATACTGATGCCCAAGCTTTAAGAAAAATGACAATCGGTCAAACTATTCAGATCGGTAATTCTATTACTAAAGGGTTAGGAGCAGGAGCAAATCCAGAAATTGGTCGTAATTCTGCGGAAGAAGATCGTGATATATTAAAAACTACTATAGAAGGAGCAGATATGATATTTATTGCTGCAGGAATGGGTGGGGGTACTGGCACTGGAGCTGCACCTATAGTAGCAGAAATTGCTAAAAATTTGGGAATTTTAACTGTCGCTGTAGTTACTAAGCCTTTTAATTTTGAAGGAAAAAAACGTATGAATTTTGCTGAAAAAGGAATTTCTGAGTTATCTAAATATGTAGATTCCTTAATTACAATTCCAAATGATAAATTATTAAAAGTTTTAGGACGCGGTGTATCACTACTAGATGCATTTAGCGCAGCAAATGATGTATTAAAAGGCGCAGTACAAGGTATTGCAGAATTAATTACTCGACCAGGTTTAATGAACGTAGATTTTGCTGATGTACGTACAGTAATGTCAGAAATGGGATACGCTATGATGGGCGCTGGAATAGGATGTGGTGATGATAGAGCAGAGGAAGCATCTGAATTAGCTATTGCTAGTCCTTTACTAGAAGATATTGATTTATCTGGTGCACGAGGTGTATTAGTAAATATTACTTCGGGGTTAGATTTAAGATTAGACGAATTTGAAACTGTAGGTAACACTATACGTTCTTTTGCATCAGACAATGCAACTGTAGTGATAGGCACAGCTTTAGATCCAGATATAAGTAATGAATTACGTGTCACTGTAGTTGCTACAGGCATCGGCGTTGATACTCGTTTAGATACTAATTCTACTAAATTGTCTAATAGTAAAACTACAATAAAAATTGTTGGACAAAATCATTATCATAATAATCACAACTATGAAAATCAACGTGTGCCTAATTTTTTAAAAGAATCAAGACATAAATCATTAATTTCAAAACATCAAGATGACATATCATTAATTGATAAAGATATGGATTATTTAGATATTCCAGCTTTTTTAAGAAAACAATCTGATTAA
- the lpxC gene encoding UDP-3-O-acyl-N-acetylglucosamine deacetylase, which yields MIKQRTLKRAVQVTGIGLHTGKKVTLTLYPTSANTGIIYRRIDLDPPVDFQVNIKSVGSTVLRTCLINEYGAQICTVEHLSAAQAGLGIDNIIIELNAPEVPIMDGSASPFVYLLLEAGIEELNSAKKFLRLKQAVRVEDGEKWAELRPFNGFTLDFTIDFNHPAIQVNTQHFFFNFSSADFVHNISSARTFVFMRDIKHLQSNGFALGGSFNSAVIIDDYKVLNKDGLRFNNEFVRHKMLDAIGDLFMCGYNLIGAFIAFKSGHTLNNKLLKTVLSCQEAWEIITFSNVSDVPIKF from the coding sequence ATGATAAAACAAAGAACGTTGAAACGTGCTGTACAAGTTACTGGTATAGGTTTACATACTGGGAAAAAAGTTACATTAACTTTATATCCTACTTCAGCAAATACTGGCATTATTTATCGCCGAATTGATTTAGATCCTCCGGTAGATTTTCAAGTAAATATAAAATCAGTAGGTAGTACAGTGTTACGTACATGTTTAATAAATGAATATGGTGCGCAAATTTGTACTGTTGAACATTTAAGCGCCGCTCAAGCTGGATTAGGTATTGATAATATTATCATAGAACTTAATGCACCTGAAGTACCTATTATGGATGGCAGTGCTAGCCCTTTTGTGTATTTATTATTAGAAGCTGGCATTGAAGAATTAAATAGCGCAAAAAAATTTCTTAGACTTAAACAAGCTGTGCGTGTTGAAGATGGTGAAAAATGGGCAGAATTAAGACCATTTAATGGTTTTACATTAGATTTCACTATTGATTTTAATCATCCTGCTATACAAGTTAATACTCAGCATTTTTTTTTCAATTTTTCCTCTGCTGATTTTGTGCATAATATAAGTAGTGCGCGTACATTTGTATTTATGCGTGATATAAAGCATTTGCAATCCAATGGATTTGCTCTTGGCGGTAGTTTCAATTCTGCTGTGATAATTGACGATTATAAAGTACTTAACAAAGATGGTTTACGTTTTAATAATGAATTTGTTCGACATAAAATGTTAGATGCTATAGGCGACTTATTTATGTGCGGATATAATTTAATTGGCGCATTTATTGCTTTTAAATCTGGACATACATTAAATAACAAATTACTTAAAACTGTTTTATCATGTCAAGAAGCATGGGAAATTATAACATTTTCTAATGTATCTGATGTACCGATAAAATTTTAA